In one Antennarius striatus isolate MH-2024 chromosome 1, ASM4005453v1, whole genome shotgun sequence genomic region, the following are encoded:
- the LOC137597514 gene encoding proteasome subunit alpha type-4-like: MSRRYDSRTTIFSPEGRLYQVEYAMEAIGHAGTCLGILANDGVLLAAERRNIHKLLDEVFFTEKIYRLNEDLACSVAGITSDANVLTNELRLIAQRYLLQYQELIPCEQLVTTLCDIKQAYTQFGGKRPFGVSLLYMGWDKHYGFQLYQSDPSGNYGGWKATCIGNNSAAAVSMLKQDYKEGEMTLSSALALAIKVLNKTMDVSKLSAEKVEIATLTREDGKTKIKVLKQKEVEELIKRHEAEEAKAEKDKKEKEQKEKDK, translated from the exons ATG tcTCGTAGATATGATTCCCGAACAACCATATTTTCCCCAGAGG GACGCCTGTATCAGGTGGAGTATGCCATGGAAGCCATTGGTCATGCTGGGACGTGCCTTGGGATTCTAGCGAATGATGGCGTCTTGCTAGCTGCAGAGAGACGCAACATACACAAACTACTTGATGAGGTTTtctttactgagaagatctacAGGCTCAATGA GGACTTAGCCTGCAGTGTTGCTGGGATCACATCAGATGCTAATGTTTTGACAAATGAGTTGCGACTAATTGCACAAAG ATATTTGTTGCAGTACCAGGAGCTGATACCCTGTGAACAGTTGGTGACTACGCTCTGTGACATCAAGCAGGCATACACACAGTTTGGTG GGAAGAGGCCATTTGGTGTTTCTCTGCTGTACATGGGCTGGGACAAACACTATGGTTTCCAGCTGTACCAAAGTGACCCCAGTGGAAACTATGGAGGCTGGAAGGCAACTTGTATCGGCAACAACAGCGCT GCTGCAGTGTCCATGTTGAAGCAGGACTACAAGGAGGGAGAGATGACTCTGTCGTCTGCTCTGGCTTTGGCTATCAAAGTTCTCAACAAAACCATGGATGTCAGCAAACTCTCAGCAGAAAAAG TGGAAATCGCTACTCTAACGCGTGAAGATGGGAAAACGAAAATAAAGGTGCTGAAGCAGAAGGAAGTCGAGGAGCTCATCAAGCGACACGAGGCTGAGGAGGCCAAGGCAGAGAAggacaaaaaggagaaggaacagaaagagaaggataaatga